The genomic DNA CGGAGACGTCGGGCCACATTTGGCGCAGGTTGTTGCGCACCATGCGCTGCGCCACACGCCCGCAAGGCGTGGCGTAAAACTCCCGAAGGTCAACGGCATCCATCCACATAATCAACAGTTTAGGGACTTATGCACGCTCACAAAAGTGAAATTAATGATGCGCTATAGTGTCATGATGCTAATCTAGCGTCCTCTTGCTTCAACAAAGGACTACGCCATGAGTGATATGGCCATCATGCAAATTCCGGTTTTGTCGGACAACTACATCTATTTAATCCACGACCAAGTGAGCAAAACCACGGCCTGTGTCGATCCAGCCGTGGCCGCTCCGGTTATAGAAGCCGCCGAAGAACAGGGCTGGCGCATCACCCACGTTTTGGTCACGCACCCCCATTACGACCACACCGACGGTGTGGCGGACATAGTTGAGGCGCACGGGGCAGAGGTTTACGGCTCGCGTCACGACTTCGGCGACATTCCCAAGTGTGATCATGGCGTCGTCGAAGGCGATGAAATCCAGATGGGTCCCTACACGGTGGAGGTCTTGGACGTGCCCGGCCACACCGCGCACCATGTGGCCTATCACATTGCGGATATGGGGGCCGTGTTTGTGGGCGATACTTTGTTTTCGCTGGGCTGTGGCCGTTTGTTCGGCGGGACGGCGGGGCAGATGTGGTCGAGCTTGAAGAAGCTGCGCGAGCTTCCAAGCGAAACCTACGTTTTTTGCGCCCACGAATACACCAACGCCAACGCCGATTTTGCGCTGAGCGTCGATCCCGACAATCCCGATTTAATAGCGCGCGCAGCCGAGGTCTTGGCGTTGCGTCAGCGCGGCGAGCCGACGGTGCCCTCAACTTTGGCCACGGAAATCCGCAGCAATCCCTTTTTGCGCTGTGACTTTCCGGCTTTTAAAGAACACCTCAATATGGCGAACGCGAACAGCGAAGATGTGTTCGCAGAAGTCCGCAAACGGAAGGACAATTTTTAATGAAACTGTTTACCTCGCTGACCTCACCCTTTGGGCGAAAATGCCGCATGGTGGCGCACGTCGCGGGCATTACGGGCCGCGTCGAAGTCGTGGATGTGGACTACAAAGCCCAGTCCTATTTAAAGACCAATCCGCTGGGCAAAGTGCCGGCGCTGCAACGCGACGACGGCACGGTGTTGATCGATTCTCCGGTTATTTGCCAATACTTGTCCAGCCTTGTGGACGGCCAGAAAATCTATCCGGTGAAACAAGAACAGCGTTGGCGTCAACTGTGCCTGGAAGCTTTGGCCGACGGCATTTCCGACGCGGGCATCTTGATTTTCATGGAAAACAAACGTCACGAGGACAAACGTTCCCAAGAGTGGATGGAAGCCCAGGCGAAAAAGATTCATGCGGGTCTCGACGCCGTGGAGCTGGTCGCGGCCGAG from Magnetovibrio sp. PR-2 includes the following:
- the gloB gene encoding hydroxyacylglutathione hydrolase; its protein translation is MSDMAIMQIPVLSDNYIYLIHDQVSKTTACVDPAVAAPVIEAAEEQGWRITHVLVTHPHYDHTDGVADIVEAHGAEVYGSRHDFGDIPKCDHGVVEGDEIQMGPYTVEVLDVPGHTAHHVAYHIADMGAVFVGDTLFSLGCGRLFGGTAGQMWSSLKKLRELPSETYVFCAHEYTNANADFALSVDPDNPDLIARAAEVLALRQRGEPTVPSTLATEIRSNPFLRCDFPAFKEHLNMANANSEDVFAEVRKRKDNF
- a CDS encoding glutathione S-transferase N-terminal domain-containing protein — its product is MKLFTSLTSPFGRKCRMVAHVAGITGRVEVVDVDYKAQSYLKTNPLGKVPALQRDDGTVLIDSPVICQYLSSLVDGQKIYPVKQEQRWRQLCLEALADGISDAGILIFMENKRHEDKRSQEWMEAQAKKIHAGLDAVELVAAEFGDSTSIGVLACAAAISWLEFREIVSGIRTARPNLSAWLDDVSLRDYMIATAPPADA